Proteins from a genomic interval of Xanthomonas sp. AM6:
- a CDS encoding ribonuclease H-like domain-containing protein, with amino-acid sequence MSISLERLRALRKQAGDASVDAPRAPVQTPAQTPTRTPTQAPSARPIGSAIAAGGVAPALARAAAPAGGSTLLRKPRGTDAAPIPSTPRAPAPGGEAATAVAPPIAIEPFDQRGADVASLRRLLGLRERTVAPAAAPRKPQAADRHLPGVEIAPGLHLIEAFLPQPIPASALSLAFARREDAVQPSDLLFFDTETTGLAGGTGTRAFMIGAADWYLHPVDGPGLRIRQLMMATMGAEKAMLEAFRAWLAPTTVLSSYNGRCYDAPLLKTRYRLARCADPLSALDHVDLLHPTRRRYRGTWENCKLATIERQLLRIVREDDLPGSEAPAAWLGYLRGGSARNLRRVAAHNHQDVVTLALLLQRLVDAEAEDREVVPCIEAP; translated from the coding sequence ATGAGCATCAGCCTCGAACGCCTGCGCGCGCTGCGCAAGCAGGCCGGCGATGCGAGCGTGGACGCGCCGCGCGCGCCGGTGCAAACACCGGCGCAAACACCGACGCGAACACCGACTCAGGCGCCGAGCGCCCGGCCGATCGGCAGTGCGATCGCCGCGGGTGGGGTGGCGCCTGCGCTCGCGCGTGCAGCGGCGCCCGCCGGCGGCTCCACGTTGCTGCGCAAGCCGCGCGGGACGGACGCGGCGCCCATCCCGTCCACGCCACGCGCGCCCGCGCCCGGCGGCGAGGCCGCGACCGCCGTGGCGCCGCCGATCGCGATCGAACCATTCGACCAGCGCGGCGCCGACGTCGCCTCGCTGCGGCGCCTGCTCGGCCTGCGCGAACGCACGGTGGCGCCGGCCGCGGCGCCGCGCAAGCCGCAGGCGGCCGACCGCCACCTGCCCGGCGTGGAGATCGCGCCCGGCCTGCACCTGATCGAAGCGTTCCTGCCGCAGCCGATCCCGGCCAGCGCGCTGTCGCTGGCCTTCGCCCGGCGCGAGGACGCGGTGCAGCCGTCGGACCTGCTGTTCTTCGACACCGAGACCACCGGCCTGGCCGGCGGCACCGGCACCCGCGCCTTCATGATCGGCGCGGCCGACTGGTACCTGCATCCTGTCGACGGCCCCGGCCTGCGCATCCGCCAGTTGATGATGGCCACGATGGGCGCGGAGAAGGCCATGCTGGAGGCGTTCCGCGCCTGGCTGGCGCCGACCACGGTGCTGTCCAGCTACAACGGCCGCTGCTACGACGCGCCGCTGCTGAAGACCCGCTACCGGCTGGCGCGCTGCGCCGATCCGCTGTCGGCGCTGGACCACGTGGACCTGCTGCACCCCACCCGCCGCCGCTACCGCGGCACCTGGGAGAACTGCAAGCTGGCCACGATCGAGCGCCAGTTGCTGCGCATCGTGCGCGAGGACGACCTGCCCGGCTCCGAAGCCCCGGCCGCCTGGCTGGGCTACCTGCGCGGCGGCAGCGCGCGCAACCTGCGCCGCGTCGCCGCGCACAACCACCAGGACGTGGTGACCCTGGCCCTGCTGCTGCAGCGCCTGGTCGACGCAGAGGCCGAGGACCGCGAAGTGGTGCCCTGCATCGAGGCGCCGTAG
- a CDS encoding DEAD/DEAH box helicase produces the protein MPAHALARRTEDAERALSTTGGEPSRDGALLTERLERRYHDRITGSFMIPGRAGRYAPIPDDVPAALAAALKARGIEQLYSHQAQAWEAAQRGEHVAIVTPTASGKSLCYTLPVVAAAMTAQAKALYLFPTKALAQDQVAELLELNRAGELGVKAFTFDGDTPGDARQAIRLHGDIVVSNPDMLHQAILPHHTKWAQFFENLRYVVIDEIHTYRGVFGSHVTNVLRRLKRICAFYGVNPQFILCSATIGNPRAHAEALIEQRVHAITESGAPSGDKHVLLWNPPVVNADLGLRASARSQSNRIARIAIKSGLKTLVFAQTRLMVEVLTKYLKDIFDHDPRKPPRIRAYRGGYLPTERREAERAMRAGSIDGIVSTSALELGVDIGSLDVVVLNGYPGSVAATWQRFGRAGRRQQPSLGVLVASSQPLDQYVVRHPDFFADASPEHARTAPDQPLILFDHIRCAAFELTFVAGEAFGPVDPEVFLQALAESEVVHQEGERWEWIADSYPANAVSLRSVADGNFVVVDKTDGKQQIIAEVDYSAAALTLYEGAIHMVQSTPYQVEKLDWEGRKAYVTRTHVDYYTDSIDFTKLKVLDRFDGGAAGRGDSHHGEVHVVRRVAGYKKIRYYTHENIGYGPVTLPDQELHTTAVWWQLPQATLLKAFASKQDALDGFLGAAYALHVVATVAVMADARDLQKAVGDGDGAWFAMADAKGRGQLRGGDNGEPVGVELQQFVPTVYLYDNFPGGVGLSEPLWQRQGELVQRARELVQRCDCVAGCPACVGPVLAAQEESATTPKALALHVLRLLLEDVALDEETTAIDGDLDALPEWSA, from the coding sequence ATGCCCGCCCACGCCCTAGCCCGCCGCACCGAGGACGCCGAGCGCGCCCTGTCCACCACCGGCGGGGAGCCTTCGCGCGACGGCGCGCTGCTGACCGAGCGGCTGGAGCGGCGCTACCACGACCGCATCACCGGCAGCTTCATGATTCCCGGCCGCGCGGGCCGCTATGCGCCGATCCCGGACGACGTGCCGGCGGCGCTGGCCGCGGCGCTGAAGGCGCGCGGCATCGAACAGCTGTACAGCCACCAGGCGCAGGCCTGGGAGGCGGCGCAGCGCGGGGAGCATGTGGCCATCGTCACCCCCACCGCGTCGGGCAAGTCGCTGTGCTACACGCTGCCGGTGGTGGCCGCGGCGATGACCGCGCAGGCCAAGGCGCTGTACCTGTTCCCGACCAAGGCACTGGCGCAGGACCAGGTGGCCGAGCTGCTGGAACTCAACCGCGCCGGCGAGCTGGGGGTGAAGGCCTTCACCTTCGACGGCGACACCCCGGGCGACGCGCGCCAGGCGATCCGCCTGCACGGCGACATCGTGGTCAGCAACCCGGACATGCTGCACCAGGCGATCCTGCCGCACCACACCAAGTGGGCGCAGTTCTTCGAGAACCTGCGCTACGTGGTGATCGACGAGATCCACACCTACCGCGGCGTGTTCGGCAGCCACGTCACCAACGTGCTGCGCCGGCTCAAGCGCATCTGCGCGTTCTACGGGGTGAACCCGCAGTTCATCCTGTGCTCGGCCACCATCGGCAATCCGCGCGCGCACGCCGAGGCGCTGATCGAGCAGCGCGTGCATGCGATCACCGAGTCCGGCGCGCCGTCCGGCGACAAGCACGTGCTGCTGTGGAACCCGCCGGTGGTCAACGCCGACCTGGGCCTGCGCGCGTCGGCGCGCTCGCAGAGCAACCGCATCGCGCGCATCGCGATCAAGTCCGGGCTGAAGACGCTGGTGTTCGCGCAGACCCGGCTGATGGTGGAGGTGCTGACCAAGTACCTGAAGGACATCTTCGACCACGACCCGCGCAAGCCGCCGCGCATCCGCGCCTACCGCGGCGGCTACCTGCCCACCGAGCGCCGCGAGGCCGAGCGCGCGATGCGTGCCGGCAGCATCGACGGCATCGTCTCCACCTCGGCGCTGGAGCTGGGCGTGGACATCGGTTCGCTGGACGTGGTGGTGCTCAACGGCTATCCGGGCAGCGTCGCCGCGACCTGGCAGCGCTTCGGCCGCGCCGGACGCCGCCAGCAGCCGTCGCTGGGCGTGCTGGTGGCCAGCTCGCAACCGCTGGACCAGTACGTGGTGCGGCATCCGGACTTCTTCGCCGACGCCTCGCCCGAACACGCGCGCACCGCGCCGGACCAGCCGCTGATCCTGTTCGACCACATCCGCTGCGCCGCGTTCGAGCTGACCTTCGTCGCCGGCGAGGCGTTCGGGCCGGTGGACCCGGAGGTGTTCCTGCAGGCGCTGGCCGAGAGCGAGGTGGTGCACCAGGAGGGCGAGCGCTGGGAGTGGATCGCCGACAGCTACCCGGCCAACGCGGTGAGCCTGCGCTCGGTCGCCGACGGCAACTTCGTGGTGGTCGACAAGACCGACGGCAAGCAGCAGATCATCGCCGAGGTGGACTATTCCGCCGCCGCGCTGACCCTGTACGAAGGCGCGATCCACATGGTGCAGAGCACCCCGTACCAGGTGGAGAAGCTGGACTGGGAAGGACGCAAGGCCTACGTCACCCGCACCCACGTGGACTACTACACCGACAGCATCGACTTCACCAAGCTCAAGGTGCTGGACCGCTTCGACGGCGGCGCGGCCGGGCGCGGCGACAGCCACCACGGCGAGGTGCACGTGGTGCGGCGCGTGGCCGGCTACAAGAAGATCCGCTACTACACCCACGAGAACATCGGCTACGGCCCGGTCACCCTGCCCGACCAGGAACTGCACACCACCGCGGTGTGGTGGCAGCTGCCGCAGGCCACGCTGCTGAAGGCGTTCGCCTCCAAGCAGGACGCGCTGGACGGCTTCCTCGGCGCGGCCTACGCGCTGCACGTGGTGGCGACGGTGGCGGTGATGGCCGACGCGCGCGACCTGCAGAAGGCGGTGGGCGACGGCGACGGCGCCTGGTTCGCGATGGCCGACGCCAAGGGCCGCGGCCAGCTGCGCGGCGGCGACAACGGCGAGCCGGTCGGCGTGGAACTGCAGCAGTTCGTGCCCACCGTGTACCTGTACGACAACTTCCCCGGCGGCGTGGGCCTGAGCGAACCGCTGTGGCAGCGCCAGGGCGAGTTGGTGCAGCGCGCGCGCGAACTGGTGCAGCGCTGCGACTGCGTGGCCGGCTGCCCGGCCTGCGTCGGCCCGGTGCTGGCCGCGCAGGAGGAAAGCGCGACCACGCCGAAGGCGCTGGCCTTGCACGTGCTGCGCCTGCTGCTGGAGGACGTGGCGCTGGACGAAGAGACCACCGCGATCGACGGCGACCTCGACGCGCTGCCGGAGTGGAGCGCATGA
- a CDS encoding type II toxin-antitoxin system RelE/ParE family toxin, with protein sequence MIRTFVDKEAEKIWQGTPSRRLPADIQVVARRKPRMLNSAAALDDLRVPPANRLEALKGNRKGQYSIRINDQWRVRFQWKDGDAPNVEIVDDH encoded by the coding sequence GTGATCCGGACCTTTGTCGACAAGGAAGCCGAAAAGATCTGGCAGGGCACGCCGTCCCGGCGATTGCCGGCCGATATCCAGGTCGTGGCGCGGCGCAAGCCGCGCATGCTCAACAGCGCGGCCGCGCTGGACGACCTGCGTGTCCCGCCGGCCAACCGCCTGGAAGCGTTGAAGGGAAACCGCAAGGGCCAGTACAGCATCCGGATCAACGACCAATGGCGCGTGCGCTTCCAGTGGAAGGACGGCGATGCGCCGAACGTGGAAATCGTCGACGACCACTGA